One genomic window of Aptenodytes patagonicus chromosome 3, bAptPat1.pri.cur, whole genome shotgun sequence includes the following:
- the GPR63 gene encoding putative G-protein coupled receptor 63, with amino-acid sequence MVFSAMLTLAHSGTSNATFIVYENAYTNFTTPQFMLRSGTTQPLRYSSGAVLTTERSTFLVNATAILPSQEVFRSLSLPLQIILSAAMIFILLVSFLGNFVVCLMVYQKAAMRSAINILLASLAFADMLLAVLNMPFALVTIITTQWIFGDIFCRVSAMFFWLFVIEGVAILLIISIDRFLIIVQRQDKLNPYRAKILIVISWAASFVVAFPLSVGNPNLQIPSRAPQCVFGYTTSPGYRAYVIVILLISFFIPFLVMLYSFMGILNTVRHNAVRIHSHPDSICLSQASKLGLMSLQRPFQMNIDMSFKTRAFTTILILFLVFIVCWAPFTTYSLIATFNSHFYYKHNFFEISTWLLWLCYLKSALNPLIYYWRIKKFHDACLDLMPKYFKFLPQLPGHTRRRIRPSAIYVCGEHRSVV; translated from the coding sequence ATGGTTTTCTCAGCAATGTTGACGCTGGCCCACTCTGGGACCTCAAATGCTACTTTTATTGTTTATGAAAATGCCTATACGAATTTTACCACTCCCCAGTTCATGCTTCGTAGTGGCACAACACAGCCATTGAGATATAGTTCAGGTGCCGTGCTCACCACTGAGAGAAGTACTTTTCTGGTAAATGCTACAGCTATCCTGCCATCGCAAGAAGTTTTCAGGAGCTTGAGTTTGCCACTCCAGATCATTCTTTCTGCTGCTATGATATTTATCCTGTTGGTTTCTTTCCTTGGAAACTTTGTTGTCTGCCTCATGGTGTACCAGAAGGCAGCTATGCGATCTGCAATTAACATCCTCTTAGCAAGCCTGGCTTTTGCAGACATGCTGCTGGCAGTGCTGAACATGCCTTTTGCTCTGGTAACAATCATTACCACTCAGTGGATTTTTGGGGATATATTCTGCAGAGTCTCTGCCATGTTCTTCTGGCTTTTTGTCATAGAGGGGGTAGCCATTCTTCTTATTATTAGTATTGACCGATTTCTTATCATAGTTCAGAGGCAAGATAAACTGAACCCTTACCGTGCAAAGATTCTCATTGTGATTTCCTGGGCAGCATcctttgttgttgcttttccatTATCAGTAGGGAATCCTAATCTGCAGATACCCTCAAGAGCACCTCAGTGTGTTTTTGGCTACACTACAAGCCCAGGTTACCGGGCCTACGTGATAGTTATcttgctaatttctttttttattccattccTGGTAATGCTGTATTCTTTTATGGGCATACTCAACACTGTCCGCCACAATGCAGTTCGTATCCATAGCCACCCTGATAGCATATGCCTCAGCCAGGCCAGCAAACTTGGTCTCATGAGCTTACAGAGACCTTTTCAGATGAATATTGATATGAGCTTTAAAACTCGTGCCTTCACAACCATCTTGATTTTGTTCCTTGTCTTCATAGTCTGTTGGGCGCCCTTCACCACTTACAGCCTTATTGCCACATTCAACAGCCACTTCTACTACAAGCACAACTTTTTTGAGATAAGCACTTGGCTCCTTTGGCTCTGCTACCTCAAGTCTGCACTGAACCCACTGATTTACTACTGGAGGATTAAGAAGTTTCATGATGCATGCTTGGACTTGATGCCCAAATACTTCAAGTTTTTGCCACAGCTACCTGGCCATACAAGGCGGCGCATTCGACCCAGTGCCATCTATGTGTGTGGGGAGCATCGGTCGGTAGTGTGA